From Candidatus Pedobacter colombiensis, one genomic window encodes:
- a CDS encoding ABC transporter permease, which produces MKQFINFVRKEFYHVWRDKKTLLILFGMPVVQILIFGFALTNEVKNSKIIVMDQAKDLASKQIIAKLSASRYFDVERSVMDSKQMEAAFRKGKIKMAIVFPAGFNETLLHQGKAQIQVLADASDPNTATTLSNYALSIIQDYQSSVDQTNAVPYTIVPVVRMLYNPQLKGAPNFVPGVMALVLMLVCVMMTAISIVREKETGTMEVLLVSPFQPILVILSKAVPYLILSLINVASILLLSVYVLDLPVNGSVALLFAESTLFIITCLSLGIFISIKANTQQLAMLISLMGMFLPTVLFSGFMFPIENMPYPLQLISNVVPAKWFYLIVKAIMIKGLGFGAIWKETLILGGITVVLLAVSLKSFKIRLA; this is translated from the coding sequence ATGAAACAGTTTATCAATTTTGTAAGGAAAGAATTTTATCATGTATGGCGGGACAAGAAAACCTTGCTCATTTTATTTGGTATGCCTGTTGTTCAGATTCTTATTTTTGGGTTTGCATTAACCAATGAGGTGAAAAATTCGAAGATCATTGTCATGGATCAGGCTAAAGATCTTGCTTCGAAACAAATAATTGCTAAACTTTCGGCAAGCCGCTATTTTGATGTTGAGCGTTCGGTAATGGATAGTAAGCAAATGGAAGCTGCTTTTAGAAAGGGGAAAATTAAAATGGCTATTGTTTTTCCTGCCGGTTTTAATGAAACATTGCTTCACCAGGGTAAGGCTCAGATTCAGGTTTTAGCAGATGCGTCCGACCCAAATACCGCTACTACACTTAGTAACTACGCACTTTCTATTATTCAGGATTATCAAAGTTCGGTTGACCAGACTAATGCCGTTCCTTATACCATTGTGCCTGTGGTCAGGATGCTGTATAATCCTCAGCTAAAAGGAGCGCCTAATTTTGTTCCAGGTGTGATGGCTTTGGTTTTGATGCTGGTGTGTGTTATGATGACAGCGATATCTATTGTTAGGGAAAAGGAAACGGGAACGATGGAGGTTTTGCTGGTTTCACCTTTTCAACCGATTCTTGTTATACTTTCAAAGGCAGTTCCTTATTTGATATTGTCGCTCATTAATGTTGCCTCTATTTTGCTGTTGAGCGTGTATGTATTGGATTTGCCGGTTAATGGAAGTGTGGCATTGCTTTTTGCTGAAAGCACTTTGTTTATCATAACCTGTCTTAGTCTTGGCATCTTTATTTCGATTAAAGCGAATACGCAGCAATTGGCCATGCTGATCTCTTTGATGGGCATGTTTCTGCCAACCGTGCTTTTTAGTGGTTTCATGTTCCCTATAGAAAATATGCCATATCCGTTGCAGTTGATTTCGAATGTTGTTCCTGCAAAATGGTTCTACCTGATTGTGAAAGCCATTATGATTAAAGGGTTGGGCTTTGGCGCAATTTGGAAGGAAACACTGATCCTGGGGGGCATCACCGTTGTGTTATTGGCTGTAAGTTTAAAAAGTTTTAAAATCCGACTGGCATGA
- a CDS encoding ABC transporter ATP-binding protein, whose product MEEIVIKTEKLTKRFGDFIAANEITFEVEKGEIFGFLGANGAGKTTAMRMLCGLSIPSSGSATIAGFDVYRQTEDIKRNIGYMSQKFSLYEDLTVLENIRFFGGIYGLSDKVLKNKSEELVEQLGLQNEAKKLVSALPLGWRQKLSFSVAVLHEPKIVFLDEPTGGVDPVTRRQFWDLIYEASARGITAFVTTHYMDEADYCNRVSIMVDGKIAALDHPANLKKQFKTDSMDDVFYQLARGAKRSD is encoded by the coding sequence ATGGAAGAGATAGTGATCAAAACGGAAAAGTTGACCAAGCGCTTTGGTGATTTTATTGCTGCCAACGAAATTACTTTTGAGGTAGAAAAGGGCGAGATATTTGGATTTTTAGGAGCTAATGGAGCTGGGAAAACTACGGCCATGCGCATGCTTTGCGGCCTTTCTATACCGAGCTCTGGAAGTGCTACCATAGCGGGTTTTGATGTGTACAGGCAAACTGAGGATATTAAAAGAAATATTGGCTACATGAGTCAGAAATTCTCTTTATATGAAGATTTGACTGTGTTGGAAAATATCAGGTTTTTTGGTGGCATTTATGGTTTGAGTGATAAAGTCCTAAAAAATAAGAGTGAAGAATTGGTGGAGCAGTTGGGCTTGCAAAATGAAGCTAAGAAACTCGTTTCCGCTTTGCCGCTTGGATGGAGACAGAAGCTTTCATTTTCTGTTGCGGTTTTGCATGAACCTAAGATTGTGTTTCTGGATGAACCTACAGGTGGAGTAGATCCGGTGACGAGGAGGCAGTTTTGGGATTTGATTTATGAAGCCTCTGCTAGGGGTATAACTGCATTTGTGACCACACATTATATGGATGAAGCTGATTATTGTAATCGGGTATCCATTATGGTTGACGGGAAGATTGCCGCATTGGATCATCCTGCAAATTTAAAAAAACAGTTTAAAACGGACTCAATGGATGATGTCTTTTATCAACTGGCTAGGGGAGCAAAGCGTAGCGATTAA
- a CDS encoding ABC transporter ATP-binding protein has product MNGPFAISVEGLTKTYGKEQLVAVDQVSFEVNRGELFGLIGPDGAGKTSIFRMLTTLLLAEKGTASVEGYDVVKEYKQIRKIIGYMPGRFSLYQDLSIEENLNFFAAVFGTSLEENHHLIEDIYVQIEPFKKRRAGQLSGGMKQKLALCCALIHQPRVLFLDEPTTGVDPVSRKEFWEMLERLKAKGITIMVSTPYMDEAALCDRIALIHHGQILSIHTPKDMVMHYPDQLYAIKAGQMHELINALRKYPEVLDCYAFGEYAHVSFKRTFEDEQLHAYLKSMGLNNVEVKPIQATIEDYFIKLLKN; this is encoded by the coding sequence ATGAACGGCCCTTTTGCTATTTCTGTTGAAGGGTTGACTAAAACCTACGGTAAAGAACAGTTGGTTGCGGTAGATCAGGTTTCATTTGAGGTAAATAGGGGGGAGTTGTTTGGTTTGATTGGTCCCGATGGTGCCGGTAAAACCAGCATTTTTAGAATGCTGACAACTTTGTTGCTTGCCGAAAAAGGAACAGCAAGTGTGGAAGGCTATGATGTGGTGAAAGAGTATAAACAGATTAGAAAGATAATTGGTTATATGCCGGGTAGGTTTTCGCTTTATCAGGATCTTTCCATTGAAGAGAACTTAAATTTCTTTGCTGCTGTTTTTGGAACCAGTCTCGAGGAGAATCATCATTTGATTGAGGACATCTATGTTCAAATTGAACCATTTAAAAAAAGAAGGGCAGGGCAGTTATCGGGTGGGATGAAACAAAAGCTGGCTTTGTGTTGTGCACTCATTCATCAACCGAGGGTATTGTTTCTGGATGAGCCCACGACCGGGGTAGATCCGGTATCAAGAAAGGAGTTTTGGGAAATGCTGGAGCGGTTAAAAGCAAAGGGGATTACCATTATGGTCTCTACACCCTACATGGATGAAGCTGCTTTGTGCGACCGTATAGCCTTAATTCATCATGGTCAAATATTGTCTATCCATACGCCTAAAGATATGGTAATGCATTATCCTGATCAATTGTATGCGATTAAGGCTGGACAAATGCATGAGTTGATTAATGCACTTAGAAAATATCCGGAAGTACTGGATTGTTATGCTTTTGGAGAATATGCGCATGTTTCTTTTAAAAGGACTTTTGAGGATGAGCAATTACATGCTTACCTTAAATCCATGGGATTAAACAATGTGGAGGTAAAGCCAATACAAGCTACTATTGAGGATTATTTTATCAAATTATTGAAAAATTAG
- a CDS encoding HlyD family efflux transporter periplasmic adaptor subunit, producing the protein MKKISFAAITILFLISCGNKEQAYDASGTFEAVETIVSAEATGVIKALNLEEGQVLKAGETVGYIDSTQLYLKKKQLEAQITAVLVKKPDVAAQVAAYQEQLKQALREQRRITNMLKSDAATPKQLDDANAQVAIIKKQIAAQESTLGITSAGLNKETLPLDAQIEQLNDQLSKSKIVNEVEGTVLTKYAEVNEMAITGKPLYKISDLSSIILRAYITGNQLPSVKLGQKVEVLVDDANGKYKTYDGTIEWVSDKAEFTPKTIQTKDERANLVYAIKIKVKNDGYLKIGMYGEIRLAGKI; encoded by the coding sequence ATGAAGAAAATATCATTTGCAGCGATTACGATCTTGTTTCTGATCTCGTGTGGCAATAAAGAACAAGCTTATGATGCATCGGGTACATTTGAAGCTGTCGAGACTATTGTTTCTGCCGAGGCAACTGGAGTGATTAAAGCACTGAATTTGGAAGAAGGTCAGGTGTTAAAGGCTGGAGAAACTGTAGGGTATATTGATAGCACTCAACTTTACTTAAAAAAGAAGCAGCTGGAAGCTCAGATTACTGCTGTTTTGGTTAAGAAACCTGATGTTGCTGCACAGGTAGCCGCTTATCAGGAGCAATTGAAGCAAGCACTTAGAGAACAGCGACGGATTACTAATATGTTGAAATCAGATGCGGCCACACCAAAACAATTGGATGATGCAAATGCGCAGGTTGCGATTATTAAAAAGCAAATAGCCGCTCAGGAATCGACCCTGGGTATTACATCGGCTGGTTTAAATAAAGAAACCTTACCACTGGACGCACAAATTGAACAGTTGAATGATCAGCTTTCAAAAAGTAAGATTGTAAATGAGGTAGAGGGCACGGTGTTGACCAAGTATGCGGAGGTTAATGAAATGGCTATAACTGGTAAACCTTTATATAAAATTAGCGACTTGTCGTCAATTATTTTGCGGGCATATATTACAGGCAATCAATTGCCATCTGTTAAACTGGGGCAAAAGGTTGAGGTTTTGGTAGACGATGCAAATGGAAAATATAAAACCTATGATGGGACGATTGAATGGGTTAGTGATAAGGCCGAATTTACACCTAAAACGATTCAGACGAAAGATGAAAGAGCCAATTTGGTTTATGCGATAAAAATAAAAGTAAAAAACGACGGTTATCTTAAGATTGGTATGTATGGGGAGATCCGTTTAGCTGGTAAAATATGA
- a CDS encoding TolC family protein gives MLEMKSLCFAILICFVCYQTNAQNKEQLSIEECYKLARQNYPLIQQAELIQKTAAYSIENAGKGYLPQFNISGQASYQSDVTKIPIQIPGINIPILSKDQYRLSAEGTQVLFDGGTIKQQKSEIASNAVVESQQLEVELYKLKDRINQLFFGILLINAQLKQNEFLKRDIQLGIDKTKATIANGAAFKSSLDMLKAELLKVAQQGTELRYTRKGYIDVLGLFIHQPFTEEVNLVTPVKPVIQSEIRRPELGLYDSQRKSMDVKKQGISIRNLPKFNLFLQGGVGRPALNMLDNSVEPFAIGGLRMSWLLSGFYTSKREKAIIAINIKEIDIQSENFLLNTRFTLKQQDAEIDKQTNLLTTDDEIIALRTSVKKTSAAQLEYGVINTSDYLREVNAEDQARQSKILHEIQLLMAQYNKQTTLGN, from the coding sequence ATGCTAGAAATGAAATCCTTATGTTTTGCTATTCTCATTTGTTTTGTATGTTATCAAACGAATGCCCAAAATAAGGAGCAACTATCTATTGAAGAGTGCTATAAGTTGGCGCGGCAAAATTACCCATTGATCCAACAGGCAGAATTGATTCAGAAAACTGCAGCCTATTCTATAGAGAATGCTGGAAAGGGGTATTTACCACAATTCAATATTAGCGGTCAGGCCAGTTATCAGTCTGATGTTACCAAAATTCCAATTCAGATCCCCGGGATAAATATCCCTATATTGAGTAAAGACCAATACCGTTTAAGTGCAGAGGGGACACAGGTATTGTTTGATGGCGGTACAATCAAGCAGCAAAAGTCTGAAATAGCCAGTAATGCAGTTGTTGAAAGCCAGCAGCTGGAAGTGGAGCTCTATAAGTTGAAAGACAGGATTAACCAGTTGTTTTTTGGAATACTATTGATCAATGCACAGTTGAAACAAAATGAGTTCCTTAAAAGGGATATTCAATTGGGAATTGATAAAACAAAGGCTACAATAGCAAATGGAGCGGCATTTAAAAGTAGTCTCGACATGCTAAAAGCAGAACTGCTTAAAGTAGCACAACAAGGTACCGAACTAAGGTATACCCGAAAGGGCTATATTGATGTGCTTGGATTATTTATCCATCAACCGTTTACTGAAGAAGTGAATTTGGTAACGCCGGTAAAACCGGTTATTCAGTCTGAAATTCGCAGACCTGAACTTGGCTTATATGATAGTCAACGTAAAAGTATGGATGTAAAAAAGCAAGGTATTTCTATAAGAAACTTGCCTAAGTTTAATTTGTTTTTACAGGGTGGTGTTGGCCGACCTGCTTTAAATATGCTGGATAATTCTGTAGAACCTTTTGCTATTGGTGGACTAAGAATGAGTTGGCTGCTGTCAGGATTTTATACGAGTAAACGGGAGAAGGCAATTATTGCCATCAATATAAAAGAGATTGATATTCAAAGTGAAAATTTCCTGTTGAATACCCGGTTTACATTGAAACAGCAAGATGCCGAAATTGATAAGCAGACTAATCTGTTGACTACTGATGATGAAATTATCGCGCTGCGGACAAGTGTAAAGAAGACATCGGCTGCACAATTGGAATATGGAGTGATCAATACGAGTGATTATTTGCGTGAAGTAAATGCAGAAGATCAGGCCCGGCAAAGTAAGATACTGCATGAAATACAATTGTTGATGGCGCAGTACAATAAACAAACCACATTAGGTAACTAG
- a CDS encoding DUF1801 domain-containing protein, which produces MVSEYLQNLDHPLKNLVEELRQLILATHKEIGEQIKWNSPSFYYTGEMKPFDPKTYKRDIVVLNLHKKDQVLLVFPTGASIDDQTGLLEGKFSDTRKVIPFKTMKEIHDKKGDLQTVIKQWLTMVEKP; this is translated from the coding sequence ATGGTATCCGAATATCTACAAAATCTGGATCATCCCTTAAAAAATCTGGTAGAAGAATTAAGGCAACTGATCCTTGCAACACATAAAGAAATAGGAGAACAGATTAAATGGAATTCTCCTTCATTTTATTACACAGGTGAAATGAAACCTTTTGATCCCAAAACCTACAAAAGAGATATTGTAGTACTCAACCTTCACAAAAAAGATCAGGTATTATTAGTATTCCCCACCGGTGCTAGTATAGATGATCAGACAGGACTTCTGGAAGGTAAATTTTCCGATACCAGAAAGGTCATTCCATTTAAAACGATGAAGGAAATACATGATAAAAAAGGTGATCTCCAAACGGTTATTAAACAATGGTTAACAATGGTTGAAAAGCCTTGA
- a CDS encoding O-acetyl-ADP-ribose deacetylase, translated as MNDILNRIRIVKGDITRIPVDAIVNAANSSLMGGGGVDGAIHRAGGSAILDDCRKIVARQGGCKIGAAVITSAGKLPAKYVIHTVGPVYNSGNGKAAELLASCYQECLKLAVANQCKTITFPNISTGIYGYPKAEAAVIAVDTVKAFLAKHNEIEEVIFVCFDEENYNLIKKEVG; from the coding sequence ATGAATGACATATTAAATAGAATAAGGATAGTTAAAGGTGACATCACCAGGATACCTGTTGATGCAATAGTAAATGCGGCAAACTCTTCTTTAATGGGAGGTGGTGGAGTAGATGGCGCCATACACCGTGCTGGTGGTTCCGCTATACTTGATGACTGCAGAAAAATTGTTGCAAGGCAAGGTGGTTGCAAAATTGGGGCAGCTGTGATTACAAGTGCGGGTAAGTTGCCTGCTAAATATGTAATTCATACAGTTGGACCAGTTTATAATTCAGGCAATGGTAAGGCGGCTGAGTTACTGGCTTCTTGTTATCAGGAATGCTTAAAGCTTGCTGTAGCTAATCAATGTAAGACAATAACATTTCCTAATATCAGTACAGGTATTTATGGATACCCAAAAGCCGAAGCTGCAGTAATTGCTGTGGACACTGTTAAAGCTTTCTTAGCTAAACATAACGAAATAGAAGAAGTAATTTTTGTCTGTTTTGATGAAGAGAATTACAACTTGATCAAGAAAGAGGTCGGTTGA